The sequence below is a genomic window from Mycobacteroides abscessus ATCC 19977.
GACGCTAGTCGCCGTCGAGCCGGGTACGGAGTATCTCCACTCCCGGCCCGTCAAGCTGGGCCAGCGCGGCGGGGCGGCCGCCCACAGCCATCACAATCGCCTCACCTGGCCCGTGGACCTCGGGCCCGGTGCCGTCGGTCCACTGGATGTCAGTCGCAGTCCATCGCAACCCCTTGAGCCGTCGCTTGGGATTGATGAACGGGTCCGGGTTGTCCAACACCATCCGCAATGTGCCCTCGGGAACCGTCCGGAGACGGTTCAACGGGCGTCGGATATCTTGCTGATGAATAAGCAGGTCGGCAAGGACCAGCTTGGGCTGGATCCTGGCCGAATAGCTTCTCGCGATGGTGGCTTCGAAAGCGGCGAGCAACTCCTCGGTCGACCACCCTCGTGCCCGATCCAGGTAAAGCCGGTTCAGCCGGTCTGCCGAACCGCGCACTCGAATGACCTCGCTGCCGTAACGGAGCAACGGGGTTCCGTCGTACAGCACATGGGCCACCACATCTCGCACGCGCCAGCCGGCGCACAGCGACGGTGACTCCCACTCTTGGGGCGTCAGTTCGCGCAAGAGCGCGGCGAGATCGCGCTTCTCCTGCTGCACCATCGCGTATACCCGGGCCCGTGACATCGGTACCTCCTTGCTCTGATTGCTCACCGGAATCGCAGACGAATGAAGTTGCCCATCCCATTGCGTCGCCAATCCGAAAGCATCTTTGGCGTAGGAAGCCAGAATGGGTCCGGCACATGGAGCCCGAGCCGGGTGGTACGGGTAAGCCCCATCATCCGCATCTGTCGCGCCAATGTCAGCACTGGCAGCGTGGGCTGATAGTCGTAGCGGTGCCTTCCCTGCCCGATCGAACCGGTTATCAGGCAAGCCATTTGCTCCGGTGAACGTGTGATCCCCCCGATCTCGGGGTGTGCGGCTCTCCACTGGGTGACGGCGTCCTCCGACACAAAGAAGCTGTTGTAGTCGCACCAGCCGGCCACCCGATGAGGCATCTCGCGAACCGGATACGCAAGGTGTACTCGCAATGTGCGGGGTGTGTAGTCGACCAGAAAGCCGTCGCGCCCGACCAACCGCACAGGCGCTTTGGTCTGCCGACATACCGAGTCGACGATCACTTCTGAACCCGGAAACTGCCCCGATATGGCACACGCCTCGACAGCGCATTCGGCGTACCAGTTCTGCTGGCCCGCAACAGTTACCGCGTAGTGGTTTCTGAATGCCGCGAACGGCCGCGCATAGACCAGTTCGCCAAGCGGAGGCTGCGGCTCGATCAGTACCTCGTCCTGGAAGGTCGGCGCCCCCGCGTGCTCTTCGTCTTGGAGCGCCACGCAGATTGCGCCTTCCAGGTCACGCATGAGTCGTGCCATTTCAGCCTTCGACATTGCGAACTCGGCGAGCAGTTCCGCCATCGTAGGCGCGGTGCCACGGCTCATGATCTCGGTCATGATGCGCCGCCGGACCGACCGGGCACGCTCGCTGAGCTCCGCCATGCATACACCTCCGTAAGTGAACGATGATCACTGTTTGATCGCCGATCACGATAGCGGCATGTTCACCGTGTGACAACCCACTCGGGCCGGCTCTTCGGCAAATCGGTAATATGACCGTATGGTCATATCCATATCGAGGTGACCTGCCGTCACGTGAGAGGGTCCCCGTGTCCATTCGTCGTACCGTCCAAGAGTTTGTGCAGCGCCGCACGTTGCTTCCCGATCGGATCGACTCCCTGATCGCCGGCCCGGGCCGTGACGTCCGCGGGTTGACCGTCGTAGTCACCGGAGCGTCCGCCGGGATCGGCCGTGAGAGCGTCCTGCAACTGCGCGACCAGGGCGCGCGAGTGATCGGAGTGGCCCGCCGTGCCGATGAACTCAAGGCACTCGCGGCCGAGACCGGCTGCGAATGGCACACGTGCGATCTGTCCCACCAGGACCAGATCGCACGGTTGTTGGAGGAACTCACCGAGCAAGGGGTCGACGTACTGGTGAACAATGCCGGGCATTCCATCCGCCGCCGCATTGTCGATGCGTCCGATCGATTGCACGATTACCAGCGCACCATGGCGCTGAACTACTTCGCCGCAGTGCAGCTGAGTCTGGGTTTGTTGCCCGGAATGATCGAGCGGGGCCGCGGTCAATTTGTCAACGTATGCACATGGGCCCTGCACGCCAACACATTTCCGAGATTCTCCGCGTACGCGGCCTCGAAAAGCGCGCTAGCTATTTTCGGGCGCAGCCTCAACGCGGAGCGCCCGCATCCCGGAGTGCACGCGACCAACGTGCACTTCCCGCTGGTGCGTACCGAAATGATCACTCCCACAGAGGAATACAATGATGCTGCGGCACTATCCGCCCAGGAAGCCGGGCGTTGGATCATGCGCGCGGTGACCCATCAGCCCGTGGAGATCAGTCCCGCCGTGCTGCGCGCGGTGCTACCGACAATCGATCTACTGTCACCGACCGCGTCGGACAGCACCATCGCATCACTCACGTAGGCACCGGCCCCTCGCTGAAGCACCCCGCTCATCTATACCTCGTCGTTGTCCGACGAGAGCACCGACCCACTCTGATCGTGATCACAGGCAACACCCTGGTCTTCACATGCCATGCCGGTGCCACTGCTAGGCGCCTTTGGCGCAATGTTCGTCTTGTCCGAATCATAGGGCCCGCTGATATCAGAATCCGGGTTGTTTGGTCCGGAGTCATTGCTCGCCAGCATGATCCGCATCGACACCGTCGGATGGTCCGGGATTGTCGCCGCCGCGGCATGATGCGAATCCGCCATGGGGGCCACCGCACTGCCTGCGGCCAGACCTATTCCCCCAGCGGTGACGACCGCGGGGGCGATCAGCACGGCCGCCAACCAAACGCGCCTCGACTGAAAACGCATGGCGCACTCCTTTCACAGATACCGCGCTGTCGCGGTGCCAGTAAAAGTCTTCGTGAACTACCGGCCGCAAACATCGCCGCCAGCAGGTGATCTGCTTTACCTGCTAGCAGGTAAAGGGTCGAGGAATTCGGCATGCCTACGCAACAATGGGCCCATGTACGTGCCCAAGAACTTCGCGATGCAGGCCAAGGAGATCACCGCCGTTCTCGGCGACGCCGGCCTGGCCCATCTCGTCACTCATGATGACGCCGGGTATCTCGTGACACCGGTTCCACTGCTCTATCGACCCACAAGCAACACACTCGTCGGGCATGTCTCTCGCGCCAACCCGCATTGGCATCGAACCGGTCCGTCCATCGCCATTTTTGCCGGCCCTCAGGGCTACATTTCACCCAGCCTGTATGCCACCAAGGCCGAAACCGGCAAGGTGGTGCCGACCTGGAACTATGAAGTCCTCAACGTTCACGGGCACCTCACCGCACACGACAACCCCGAATGGGTACGCGCACTGGTCACCGAACTCACCGATCGGCATGAGCACCACCGGGATTCGCCATGGGGGATCGACGATGCTCCCGAGGAATTCACGTCTGCACAGATTCGCGCCATTGTTGGGATCGAACTAAGCATCGAATCGGTCGAAGGCAAGGCAAAGATGTCGCAGAATCAGCCCGAACGTAACCGCACTGGCGTCATCGAAGGATTGCGCCGATCCGGGGACCCGGCCCAGCAGCAGGTCGCAGAGCAGGTGGCGGCCCAGAACTACACACGCTAACCGCGGTGGGCAGTGCCCGACCTGCTCAGCGGACAGCTTTGATCGGCAGTACCGCCAAACCACCGAGGACGGAAAGCACCATCGACGCGATATAGAGGATGCTGAAATCGCCCTGTGCGCTGTGCATTCCGAATAGCGCGGTGGCCAATAGCGGCACCAGCAATTGTGGCAGCAGGTACGCCATCGCGACCACGCCGAGGTCTTTACCCGACGACTCCGTCTCCGGCAGCACCTCGGTCATCAGTGCCAGATCCACCGCGGCATAGGCGCCCTGGCCTGCCCCGATAACCGCCGCACCGAGCAGAAGCGCATGAAAATCCTTGAACAACAGCAAGATGACCAATCCCAGTGCCGTGATGACGCACGAGGTCCACACAATGCCCTTACGCCGTCCGGTGCGGTCGGACCACCAGGCGGACACCGCAGCCGTGAGGGTGTTGGTAACCAAAAATGCGCCGATAATCACGCCGTACTTGGCAGCCGCCTCATGCTCGGACAAGCCCAGCGTGCCCGCCACGATGTACAGCATGTATACCGTCACCAACAGCACCGACATGGTGACGAGTAGGCGGCAGACCCACGCCCACGCAAAATCTTGATGCTTCCTTGGACTTATCCAGTAGCTGGACAGAATCCGCTGCCAGCTCCGGGGGTCGCCTTGCATGCGAACCGTATCGCGCAGAATGACCGCGGCAAGGCCATTGCATATCAGTGCTATCACCGCCGGCAGGCCGAACCACCATCGAGGATCGTTGGGCAGCACATTGATAAACACGCTGCCGACCACTGGCGCCAGGCTGGTCGAGATGCCAAACACCGCCGCGACACGTGCCCTGATCGCGATGGAGATTTGGTCGGCCAGTAGTGCGTTGAACACTACAAGTGTTGCCGCAAAACCAATCTGGGTGATACACCAACCGGCGACGACGCCTCCTACCGAGGGAGCAGTCGCCAGGGCCGTCAAGCCCAACGCCCCTACCAGCGTGCCACCCACCAGGTATGGGCGACGGATCCCGAATCGAGACGTCGAGGTGTCACTGAGATGCCCCAGCGGGGGCGTGACCGCGATGATCGCAATGCCACCCAGCGCCATAGTCAACGACAACGCCTGTGTCTTGTGCGCAGGGTCAAGCTCGGCGAGCCGCAGTGGGATGCTCACTCCACCTGCGGCCAACAGCGCGACCGCGGAGGCAAAGTAGGCCAGCAGAAAAACCGGTAAGAAGGCGCGCGGTTGCGCGGTCCGGATGTCCGCCTGGGGGCGTATATCGGGGGTTTCCGTGGCCATACGGTCCTCTCGAATGTTCTTCGACCAACCACTGTAAGCGGAGGCGCGCAAACCCCGCTGAGGACGCGATCGGCACCAGTGGCCGGTAGGCGCTCCACGTACGCATAACGAGCCCTCAAGCGA
It includes:
- a CDS encoding FMN-binding negative transcriptional regulator; amino-acid sequence: MYVPKNFAMQAKEITAVLGDAGLAHLVTHDDAGYLVTPVPLLYRPTSNTLVGHVSRANPHWHRTGPSIAIFAGPQGYISPSLYATKAETGKVVPTWNYEVLNVHGHLTAHDNPEWVRALVTELTDRHEHHRDSPWGIDDAPEEFTSAQIRAIVGIELSIESVEGKAKMSQNQPERNRTGVIEGLRRSGDPAQQQVAEQVAAQNYTR
- a CDS encoding SDR family NAD(P)-dependent oxidoreductase, which encodes MSIRRTVQEFVQRRTLLPDRIDSLIAGPGRDVRGLTVVVTGASAGIGRESVLQLRDQGARVIGVARRADELKALAAETGCEWHTCDLSHQDQIARLLEELTEQGVDVLVNNAGHSIRRRIVDASDRLHDYQRTMALNYFAAVQLSLGLLPGMIERGRGQFVNVCTWALHANTFPRFSAYAASKSALAIFGRSLNAERPHPGVHATNVHFPLVRTEMITPTEEYNDAAALSAQEAGRWIMRAVTHQPVEISPAVLRAVLPTIDLLSPTASDSTIASLT
- a CDS encoding maleylpyruvate isomerase family mycothiol-dependent enzyme, whose product is MSRARVYAMVQQEKRDLAALLRELTPQEWESPSLCAGWRVRDVVAHVLYDGTPLLRYGSEVIRVRGSADRLNRLYLDRARGWSTEELLAAFEATIARSYSARIQPKLVLADLLIHQQDIRRPLNRLRTVPEGTLRMVLDNPDPFINPKRRLKGLRWTATDIQWTDGTGPEVHGPGEAIVMAVGGRPAALAQLDGPGVEILRTRLDGD
- a CDS encoding alkylmercury lyase family protein, with protein sequence MAELSERARSVRRRIMTEIMSRGTAPTMAELLAEFAMSKAEMARLMRDLEGAICVALQDEEHAGAPTFQDEVLIEPQPPLGELVYARPFAAFRNHYAVTVAGQQNWYAECAVEACAISGQFPGSEVIVDSVCRQTKAPVRLVGRDGFLVDYTPRTLRVHLAYPVREMPHRVAGWCDYNSFFVSEDAVTQWRAAHPEIGGITRSPEQMACLITGSIGQGRHRYDYQPTLPVLTLARQMRMMGLTRTTRLGLHVPDPFWLPTPKMLSDWRRNGMGNFIRLRFR
- a CDS encoding MFS transporter; its protein translation is MATETPDIRPQADIRTAQPRAFLPVFLLAYFASAVALLAAGGVSIPLRLAELDPAHKTQALSLTMALGGIAIIAVTPPLGHLSDTSTSRFGIRRPYLVGGTLVGALGLTALATAPSVGGVVAGWCITQIGFAATLVVFNALLADQISIAIRARVAAVFGISTSLAPVVGSVFINVLPNDPRWWFGLPAVIALICNGLAAVILRDTVRMQGDPRSWQRILSSYWISPRKHQDFAWAWVCRLLVTMSVLLVTVYMLYIVAGTLGLSEHEAAAKYGVIIGAFLVTNTLTAAVSAWWSDRTGRRKGIVWTSCVITALGLVILLLFKDFHALLLGAAVIGAGQGAYAAVDLALMTEVLPETESSGKDLGVVAMAYLLPQLLVPLLATALFGMHSAQGDFSILYIASMVLSVLGGLAVLPIKAVR